The DNA segment GACAAAGACACACCCAGTGTCCTCGTGTCACATGGCCTGTGTGTTTACAGAGTGATGGTAGTTCGTTGAAAGCAATAGCTACAGGATCAGGTCACGTGAGACCACAAAGGGCAGGACGCAATAACAAAGTCCTCTTCCTCCACACAAACAAAATGAAGAACCGCAGCAGAGAAAGGAAATAGAACATTGAGTTTAGGCAAATGCATGGTTATATGTGATGCAAGAGACGGTTGAATTGGTTTCATAAACATGATCGCACACCTTTCAGAACACAATGGTGGAAGAAACGAAACAGCGGAAAAACGCCACATCCCTCCAGGCTGGACCTGGTGAGGTAGACCACAACACTCGCTATACCATCGACATGAGGtaaatatttgttcagaaatgttatattgtaaaatacaatacAGTAGTTTATACACAAGTCTTTTTTTGGTCTGAACAGCAGAGTTTCCCAGCGTATTGGACGACAGCTGGCTCTGATAGGGGATGAACTGGACTACAAATGGCGTGAACAACTGCCCCTGAATTTTGGGATTCATCCTTATGTCCTAACCAGGAGAGCATTCTCTGGGTGAGTTGAGAGCTTTTAAGATGTTTCAAATGAATTAGGTGTGGTTTAATATCTATTTGTGTATTTAAGCAGGATCTTCAACAATGTCTGGGGGTCCAAAATTATGCCAATGTTGAGGACATCCTGGCCTGTTCCACAGCTTCAAAACGGCTGTCAGGAGGCCAAGAAGTGGGCAGCCTTGGTATGGACAATATTTAtcatgtgtctgtaaatatatatgAGTCTTGGGTAAAATGTTCAGCGGGGCTGCACTTATTTGACCGAAAATACACAAAACGGTAATActctaaaatcatttaaaataacttcttattatcaatattgtaaaTAGTTGTGCAAcatttttttagaattctttaatgaatagaaagttccaaagaacagcattgatttgaaatagaatattattttaaatgtctctactgtcacttttgacaaatttaatacgtccctgctgaataaaagtatgaatttctttcaaaaacggAAAGAACTTCTGAACATTAGTGTGTCTAAAGTCAGTATTTGAGGGTTCCCACAGTTTTTCCGTCAATTTTTAAAGAATAGTTGCACAAAAGCACAATTTCTAGCCACATACATACAGAGCTttgaataattatgtatataaaaatgtctaCAGAAACTTTAAAGATTGTTCAGGATTTTGTTCATTTCAGTGCATTTCTTTAGGCTTAAAAATGTACGATAAAAAATTCTTGATATTTTCAGGTCAGGTTTGACAGTGGCAACCCCGGTATTTAAGTGAAAATGTGGTATAAACTAAATTAACTCATATTTTTTGTGCTCTTTTCTCAGGTATCCAACTTGCAGGTTTCTGACTGGTCTCGAAGGACCACATGCATACTTGCGTCTGCTTTACTTCTGGTCACTGCGTCTATCTTCCTTATAACTTGGAATGAAAATGATGGCTGAATGTGacactgaggtttttttttttaaagaaaactgctTATTTTAAATTCTCTTTTATAACTGATTTGAATGAAGTGCTGGTTCACATATATGAGTTAATATATGTGCAGGATTTTGTCAAAGtcaaagattgtttttttgtgtgtgtgttttgggtctATTGCTGGATAATTGGGCCAATGAATTGTCACCTCTTCCTCTAAAAGCATTTCTGCACTACTAAAGGAAGCTGGACTTTCCAAACCAACAAGggcaataaaattttaaaaaagaaaaccgaGTGTTTggcttttttgtatttatttgaaagaagaaaaccaaatgtaatatgttttaaagCACATCAGTCCTAAGGCAAAACAACATCTACATGCGTGTAGTTCTTAAAGGCTTTCATGTTGCACTTCTGTAGCGTTGAGCCTAATTGTCTACCAGGTCCCACCTCATAGGTGTGAGGAAACTCCTGCCCCTGGGCTCTTTCATAAATCTCATGCAGCGTCTGCTCCCATTTCACCGGAGACACCAGCTGTTTGGCCAGCTGATTGCGTACGTGCTTGTCATGCATGTACCGCTTGCCGTCCACATTGGAGTGCACAGAGATCTCCGGCCGCCGTACCTCTATCTTTCTGAGGATGTCTCTCAGAGGCTCGACCGCTGGCTGCATCAGCGCGGTGTGAAAGGCTCCGCTAACCGGCAGTAGTCGCGTTCTCATGAAGTTCAGCTCTCTGGAATGGTTTTGAAGGAAATCCAAAGCCTGTGTGAGAGAGTGATTGTTAAAAGCACAGCAGGGCTTAACAGTCAGGTCatcaaaacatacttttttaaaagc comes from the Cyprinus carpio isolate SPL01 chromosome B4, ASM1834038v1, whole genome shotgun sequence genome and includes:
- the bik gene encoding bcl-2-interacting killer isoform X3, encoding MVEETKQRKNATSLQAGPGEVDHNTRYTIDMRVSQRIGRQLALIGDELDYKWREQLPLNFGIHPYVLTRRAFSGRIFNNVWGSKIMPMLRTSWPVPQLQNGCQEAKKWAALVSNLQVSDWSRRTTCILASALLLVTASIFLITWNENDG
- the bik gene encoding bcl-2-interacting killer isoform X1, translated to MVEETKQRKNATSLQAGPGEVDHNTRYTIDMSRVSQRIGRQLALIGDELDYKWREQLPLNFGIHPYVLTRRAFSGRIFNNVWGSKIMPMLRTSWPVPQLQNGCQEAKKWAALVSNLQVSDWSRRTTCILASALLLVTASIFLITWNENDG
- the bik gene encoding bcl-2-interacting killer isoform X4, whose protein sequence is MVEETKQRKNATSLQAGPGEVDHNTRYTIDMRVSQRIGRQLALIGDELDYKWREQLPLNFGIHPYVLTRRAFSGIFNNVWGSKIMPMLRTSWPVPQLQNGCQEAKKWAALVSNLQVSDWSRRTTCILASALLLVTASIFLITWNENDG
- the bik gene encoding bcl-2-interacting killer isoform X2 — encoded protein: MVEETKQRKNATSLQAGPGEVDHNTRYTIDMSRVSQRIGRQLALIGDELDYKWREQLPLNFGIHPYVLTRRAFSGIFNNVWGSKIMPMLRTSWPVPQLQNGCQEAKKWAALVSNLQVSDWSRRTTCILASALLLVTASIFLITWNENDG